One part of the Vitis riparia cultivar Riparia Gloire de Montpellier isolate 1030 chromosome 15, EGFV_Vit.rip_1.0, whole genome shotgun sequence genome encodes these proteins:
- the LOC117931700 gene encoding homeobox-leucine zipper protein HAT3 — translation MVDKDDDLGLSLALKCPEARPQRPLNLFMQKKALCSDAFHASETRAYLRGIDVNRAPTMADCEDVGVSSPNSTISSISGKRNDRETNEEENENENEIESSEEDAGGTGDTVRKKLRLSKEQSAILEETFKEHNTLNPKQKLALAKQLNLRPRQVEVWFQNRRARTKLKQTEVDCEYLKRCCENLTEENRRLQKEVQELRTLKLSPQLYMHMNPPTTLTMCPSCERVAVASASSSAPSPSPASNPLAAAPHFPLGPHQHRPMPIAGPWAGAASMRHRPFDAHGTRS, via the exons ATGGTCGACAAGGACGACGACTTAGGCTTGAGTCTAGCCCTAAAATGCCCAGAAGCGCGGCCTCAGAGGCCTCTCAATCTCTTCATGCAAAAGAAGGCCCTCTGCAGCGACGCGTTTCATGCATCTG AGACGAGAGCGTACCTGAGAGGCATCGACGTGAATCGGGCACCGACGATGGCGGATTGCGAGGATGTCGGGGTGTCGTCGCCAAACAGCACGATATCCAGCATAAGCGGGAAGAGGAATGACAGGGAAACCAACGAAGAAGAGAATGAGAACGAGAATGAGATTGAGAGTTCGGAGGAAGACGCCGGAGGCACCGGGGACACCGTCAGGAAGAAGCTCCGGTTGTCGAAAGAACAGTCGGCGATTCTCGAAGAGACATTCAAAGAACACAACACTCTCAACCCG AAGCAAAAGTTGGCGCTAGCGAAGCAATTGAATCTGAGGCCGAGGCAGGTGGAAGTTTGGTTTCAAAACAGAAGGGCAAG AACTAAGTTGAAGCAGACGGAGGTGGACTGCGAGTATCTGAAGAGGTGCTGTGAGAATCTAACCGAGGAGAACAGACGGCTGCAGAAGGAGGTGCAGGAGCTGAGAACACTGAAGCTTTCACCACAGCTCTACATGCACATGAACCCTCCCACCACTCTCACCATGTGCCCATCGTGTGAGCGCGTGGCCGTCGCGTCCGCCTCATCCTCAGCACCCTCTCCATCACCCGCCTCCAACCCACTTGCTGCAGCCCCTCATTTCCCATTGGGCCCGCATCAACATCGGCCCATGCCCATAGCCGGGCCATGGGCCGGAGCAGCATCAATGCGCCACAGACCGTTCGATGCCCATGGCACCAGGTCGTGA